In Candidatus Poribacteria bacterium, the sequence GTCGTCTCAAGAATCGGAGCGATTCACACCGATGGTGACAGCAATTTTGAAGCGCAACCGCCTATTAACCACCCAATCCGAGAAGGGGTCGGCATTACCTACCGCAGGATAGCCTACGAAACCAGCGGCAAACTTTATACACAAATTGACTGCGAAACACATCTTGATGTTGTCAAAATGTTAATCAGTGGCTCACCGGCAATTCAGGGCGGGATCTGGGTCGTGAATGCAGTTGAGGGGATCACACCTGATTCCCAAGCGCAACTCTACCTTGCACACCAGATGCACATGCCGAGAGTCCTTCCTTTTCTCAATACAGGTGGTATTTCAAAAGATGACGAACTTTTGGACATCTGTCTACAGGAGATGGATGAACTACTGAACGAATGTGGATGGGGAGAAGAGAGTGCATCAATAACTATTGGGGACGCACTTAAAGCATTAGACTACAAAGGCAATAGCATCACCTCCGCGCAATGGCAGCCAATTGTCGATCTGGTCTTCGCGATGAACCGCACAATGCCAGCACCTATAAATACTAAGCACTTGCCGCTTATCATGCCAATCCATGAAATCATCGAAGAAACAAAGGATCAGGTATCCGTACATGGTGAGATTGTACAGGGGCAACTCGCCGTTGGTCAAGCGGTAGATATTGTCGGTAAAGGCGATAGGATTAAGACGCGGGTCCTCAGCACAAAGGAGAATGAAGTGTCCGTTGAATCGGAACCGGATTGGTTGTCTGTCGGGCAAGTGCTTTGTCCACCAAAGACAATCAAATCACATTCCGAATTTATTGCACTCATCTATCTGCTGACACACGAAGAGAGCGGCACACATATCCCACTCATCGAAAACGACAGACCCGACATCTACCTCTGGGGCATTGATATGCCAGCGCACCTAAAACTCCCATCTGGACTTTCCCTTATTACGCCGGGGGATTATGCCCACGTCACGCTCACACTCGACTTACCGTTAGCAATGGAAGTAGGCACCCGATTTGAGGTGAAAAAGATGGGTTCGCGGATTGGTCTCGGTGTTGTGACGGGTGTGGAGTGATCCGCGGTTTTAAGCAATAGTAAATAGTAATCTCTCAGTTTTTTCGGTAGGTGCCGATGCCGAGCTCGTAGGGGCGGGGTTTCCCCGCCCGTCATTGATGTAAAATGGGCATATTTAATATTCAAACTTGCTTAAGCAATATTAAATAATAATCTCTCAGTTTTTTCGGTAGGTGCCAATGCCGAGCTCGTAGGGGCGGGGTTTCCCCGCCCGTCATTGATGTAAAATGGGCATATTTAATATTCAAACTTG encodes:
- a CDS encoding GTP-binding protein; this translates as MTEKKQNTHRRLPICTLGADGHGKTTLTAAIAKVVSRIGAIHTDGDSNFEAQPPINHPIREGVGITYRRIAYETSGKLYTQIDCETHLDVVKMLISGSPAIQGGIWVVNAVEGITPDSQAQLYLAHQMHMPRVLPFLNTGGISKDDELLDICLQEMDELLNECGWGEESASITIGDALKALDYKGNSITSAQWQPIVDLVFAMNRTMPAPINTKHLPLIMPIHEIIEETKDQVSVHGEIVQGQLAVGQAVDIVGKGDRIKTRVLSTKENEVSVESEPDWLSVGQVLCPPKTIKSHSEFIALIYLLTHEESGTHIPLIENDRPDIYLWGIDMPAHLKLPSGLSLITPGDYAHVTLTLDLPLAMEVGTRFEVKKMGSRIGLGVVTGVE